Proteins from one Rhinopithecus roxellana isolate Shanxi Qingling chromosome 18, ASM756505v1, whole genome shotgun sequence genomic window:
- the LOC115894533 gene encoding cytochrome c-like: MGDVEKGKKIFVQKCAQCHTMEKGGKQKTGPNLHGLFGWKTGQAIGFSYIDTGKNKGITWGNDTLREYLENPRKYVPGTKMIFAGIKMKAERADLLAYLKKATSE; this comes from the coding sequence ATGGGTGATGTTGAGAAAGGCAAGAAGATTTTTGTTCAGAAGTGTGCCCAGTGCCACACCATGGAAAAGGGAGGCAAGCAAAAGACTGGGCCTAATCTCCATGGTCTCTTCGGGTGGAAGACAGGTCAGGCCATTGGATTCTCTTACATAGACACCGGTAAGAACAAAGGCATCACCTGGGGAAATGATACACTGAGGGAGTATTTGGAGAATCCCAGGAAATACGTTCCTGGAACAAAAATGATCTTTGCCGGCATTAAGATGAAGGCAGAAAGGGCAGACTTGTTAGCTTATCTCAAAAAAGCTACAAGTGAGTAA